The Nycticebus coucang isolate mNycCou1 chromosome 2, mNycCou1.pri, whole genome shotgun sequence genome includes a window with the following:
- the ABCA7 gene encoding phospholipid-transporting ATPase ABCA7, whose amino-acid sequence MRFRKRQGVAAATQHILSLSVLTSLSCSLSSLTMAFWTQLMLLLWKNFTYRRRQPIQLLVEVLWPLFLFFILVAVRHFHPPLEHHECHFPNKPLPSAGIVPWLQGLICNVNNTCFLHPTLGEEPQLLNNFNHSLVSRLLADAHAVLGGPSVHRTLAGLRKLMPTLRAAHRGEKAVVDQPQEQPSLPTELLVSLPQSRSLSSQRSFGSFVEAAEDLAQELLAVPSLVELWALLRRLQGTDRPLELVSEALCSAKGPRSSGGPSFNFYEASDLRELVGHEPASALADNSLSPACSELIGTLGDDPLSQLFWRHVKPMLLGKLLFTPDTPFTRQLMAEVNRTFEKMAVLKDIQEIWGVLGPQIFTFMNNSANVAMLQMLLQMWDKGRGQPGPGGQDRMEALRSFLDSGGGGYSWRDAYEDLGRLVGALGRVMECITLDKVEAVPSEEALVSRALQLLAERRFWAGVVFLGPEDPPDTQPQPQPLKSPTPGPGPGHLRIKIRMDIDVVTRTNKIRDRFWDLRPAADPLTHQHYVWGGFVYLQDLLERAAVRVLSGAAPSAGLYLQQMPYPCYVDDSFLRLLSRWLPLFLTLAWIYSVALTVKAVVREKETRLRDTMRSMGLSRAVLWLSWFLSCLWPFLLSAALLVLVVKLGDILPYSHPVVIFLFLAAYAVATVIQSFLLSTFFSHANLAAACSGLAYFVLYLPYVLCVAWRDQLPTGGRVAVSLLSPAAFGFGCESLAMLEQQGQGVQWHNLGTEPTADVFSLAQVSGLLLLDAVLYALATWYLEAVCPGQYGIPEPWNFLFRRNYWFGPQASKGPAPSPALQDPKVLVEEAPPGLNPGVSIRGLEKHFPGSPQAALRGLSLDFYQGHITAFLGHNGAGKTTTLSILSGLFPPSGGSAFILGYDIRSSMAAIRPHLGICPQYNVLFDMLTVSEHIWFYGRLKGLSVAAVGPEKDRMLEDMGLVSKQCVQTRHLSGGMQRKLSVAIAFVGGSQVVILDEPTAGVDPTSRRSIWDLLLKYRQGRTLILSTHHLDEAELLGDRVVVVAGGRVCCCGSPLFLRRHLGSGYYLTLVKGSPPLITSEKGDTDLGDSMHARHEGETGSSAGTPQVLALVQQWVPGARLVEELPHELVLVLPYVSALDGSFTKLFQELDRRLGELRLTGYGISDTSLEEIFLKVVENCALDANPEESSCGQHLGMGIAGSDLTVLLKMESTPGNGEPAGSVSKTQVLQSSEPDAIVRVQGWALILHQLRALLLKRFLLARRSRRGLFAQIVMPALFVGLALAFSFIVSHFGHYPALRLNPAMYGAQVSFFSEDAPRDPAHTRLLIALLQEAGLEKSPMQNSSHRLLVPDVPANMAKALASGNWTPESPSPACQCIQPDCPAAARGPPPPQAVTSSGEVIQNLTGWKLSDFLVKTYSSLMHQGLKTKKWVNEVRYGGFSLGGCDPGLPSGHKVGHSVEELRVLLRPQSGGVLDHVLNNLTAWAYSLDAQDSLKVWFNNKGWHAMVAFVNRANNALLHAHLPPGPTSHTYSITTFNHPLNNTKKQLSEATRTASTMDVLVSICVVFAMSFIPASFTLVLIEERVTQAKHLQLMGGLPPTLYWLGNFLWDMCNYLVPACIVVLIFLAFQQKAYVAPGNLPALLLLLLLYGWSITPLMYPASFFFSVPSTGYVVLTCINLFIGFNGSMATFVLELFSDQSLQDMNRILKRVLLIFPHFCLGRGLINMVQNQAVADAFEHLGEKQFQSPLRWEVVGKNLLAMAVQGPLFLFFTLLLQYRNHLRPQPKLRSLPPLGEEDEDVAHERERVVQGATQGDMLVLRDLTKVYHGQKMPAVDRLCLGIPSGECFGLLGVNGAGKTSTFRMVTGNTLPSGGEVVLTGQSVAHEPAAAYRSMGYCPQSDAIFELLTGREHLELFARLRGIPEALVAQTVHLGLARLSLPRYADQPAGTYSGGNKRKLATAVALVGDPSVVFLDEPTTGMDPSARRFLWNSLLAVVREGRSVVLTSHSMEECEALCTRLAIMVNGRFRCLGSVQHLKGRFGAGYTLTLRVPSERSQPAVDFVAAAFQGSELREAHGGRLRFQLPLGERCSLAHVFGELATNGAEHGVEDFSVSQTTLEEVFLYFSKDQRTDEDYKNNQKEAGMGVDPILGSQCPNRFLDDPSMDETML is encoded by the exons ATGAGGTTCAGAAAGAGGCAGGGAGTTGCTGCAGCCACACAGCACATCCTCAGCCTCTCTGTCCTGACCTCTCTGTCCTGTTCCCTGTCCAGTCTCACCATGGCCTTCTGGACACAGCTGATGTTGCTGCTTTGGAAGAATTTCACATATCGCCGGAGACAGCCC ATCCAGCTTCTGGTCGAGGTGTTGTGGccactctttctcttcttcatcctggTGGCTGTGCGCCACTTCCATCCTCCTCTGGAGCACCATGAAT GCCACTTCCCCAATAAGCCGCTGCCATCTGCCGGCATCGTGCCCTGGCTTCAGGGCCTCATCTGCAATGTGAATAACACCTGCTTCCTGCATCCAACGCTTGGCGAGGAACCCCAGCTCCTGAATAACTTCAACCACTCTCT GGTCTCCCGACTCCTAGCTGATGCCCATGCTGTGCTAGGGGGCCCCAGTGTCCACAGAACACTGGCTGGCCTGAGGAAGCTGATGCCCACATTGAGGGCTGCACACAGAGGTGAGAAGGCTGTAGT TGATCAGCCACAGGAGCAACCTTCACTGCCCACAGAGTTGCTGGTGTCACT GCCTCAATCAAGGTCATTGTCTTCCCAGAGATCGTTTGGCAGCTTTGTGGAGGCAGCTGAGGACCTGGCCCAGGAG CTCTTGGCGGTGCCCAGCCTGGTGGAGCTTTGGGCACTACTGCGGAGACTCCAAGGGACAGATCGCCCCCTGGAGTTAGTGTCAGAAGCCCTTTGCAGTGCCAAGGGGCCGAGAAGCTCAGGGGGCCCCTCCTTCAACTTTTATGAAGCTAGTGACCTGCGGGAGTTGGTGGGGCACGAGCCAGCATCAGCCCTGGCTGACAACAGCCTGA gccccgCCTGCTCTGAGCTGATTGGAACCCTGGGCGACGACCCTCTGTCCCAACTGTTCTGGAGGCACGTGAAGCCGATGCTACTGGGGAAACTGCTGTTCACACCTGACACACCTTTTACCAGGCAGCTCATGGCTGAG GTGAACCGGACCTTTGAGAAGATGGCTGTGCTGAAGGACATCCAGGAGATATGGGGTGTGCTTGGACCCCAGATCTTCACCTTTATGAACAACAGTGCAAATGTCGCCATGCTGCAG ATGCTCCTGCAAATGTGGGACAAAGGGAGGGGGCAGCCAGGACCTGGAGGCCAGGACCGCATGGAGGCCCTTCGATCCTTTCTGGACTCTGGCGGCGGTGGCTACAGCTGGAGGGATGCCTATGAAGACCTGGGGCGCCTAGTGGGCGCTCTGGGCCGTGTGATGGAG TGTATAACCCTGGACAAGGTGGAGGCAGTGCCCTCCGAGGAGGCTCTGGTGTCCCGGGCCCTGCAGCTGCTTGCGGAGCGCCGCTTCTGGGCTGGCGTCGTTTTCTTGGGGCCTGAAGACCCTCCGGacacccaaccccaaccccaacccctgaAGAGCCCAACCCCAGGCCCGGGCCCCGGCCACCTGCGCATCAAGATCCGCATGGACATAGACGTTGTCACCAGGACTAATAAGATCAGGGACAG GTTTTGGGACCTGAGACCGGCCGCGGACCCCCTGACCCACCAGCACTATGTGTGGGGAGGCTTCGTGTATCTGCAAGACCTGCTGGAGCGAGCAGCTGTCCGCGTGCTTAGCGGCGCCGCCCCCAGCGCTGGCCTTTACCTGCAGCAGATGCCCTACCCGTGCTACGTGGACGACTC GTTCTTGCGCCTGCTGAGCCGGTGGCTGCCACTCTTCCTGACGCTCGCCTGGATCTACTCTGTGGCGCTGACGGTGAAGGCTGTGGTGCGCGAAAAGGAGACGCGGCTGCGCGACACGATGCGCTCCATGGGGCTGAGCCGTGCTGTGCTCTGGCTCAGCTGGTTCCTCAGCTGCCTCTGGCCCTTTCTTCTCAGTGCCGCTCTCCTGGTGCTGGTGGTCAAG CTGGGAGACATCCTCCCCTACAGCCACCCAGTGGTGATCTTCCTGTTCTTGGCGGCCTATGCAGTGGCCACAGTGATCCAGAGCTTCTTGCTGAGCACCTTCTTTTCCCACGCCAACCTGGCGGCAGCTTGCAGTGGCCTAGCCTACTTTGTGCTCTACCTGCCCTATGTCCTGTGTGTGGCCTGGCGGGACCAACTTCCCACTGGGGGCCGCGTGGCTGTG AGCCTGCTATCACCTGCAGCCTTCGGCTTTGGTTGTGAGAGCCTGGCGATGCTGGAGCAACAAGGCCAGGGTGTGCAATGGCACAACCTGGGTACTGAGCCCACCGCAGATGTCTTCAGCCTGGCCCAGGTCTCGGGCCTGCTGCTGCTGGATGCTGTGCTCTATGCCCTTGCCACCTGGTACCTGGAGGCTGTGTGCCCAG GCCAGTACGGGATCCCTGAACCCTGGAATTTTCTCTTTCGGAGGAACTATTGGTTTGGGCCTCAGGCCTCCAAGGGTCCTGCCCCATCCCCTGCCCTGCAAGACCCAAAGG TACTGGTGGAAGAGGCACCGCCTGGCCTGAATCCTGGAGTCTCCATTCGTGGCCTGGAGAAGCACTTTCCTGGCAGCCCACAGGCAGCCCTGAGGGGGCTCAGTCTGGACTTCTACCAGGGACACATCACTGCCTTTCTGGGCCACAATGGGGCTGGCAAGACAACCACACT GTCCATCCTGAGCGGTCTCTTCCCACCCAGTGGCGGCTCtgccttcatcctgggctatgaCATCAGGTCCAGCATGGCAGCCATCCGGCCCCACCTGGGCATCTGCCCCCAGTACAATGTGCTGTTTGACAT GCTGACTGTGAGTGAGCACATCTGGTTCTACGGTCGGTTGAAAGGTCTGAGTGTGGCTGCGGTGGGCCCTGAGAAGGACCGTATGCTGGAGGACATGGGGCTGGTCTCTAAGCAGTGTGTGCAGACTCGCCACCTCTCTG GTGGGATGCAGCGGAAACTGTCAGTGGCTATTGCCTTTGTGGGGGGCTCTCAAGTTGTTATCCTGGATGAGCCCACAGCTGGTGTGGACCCCACTTCCCGCCGCAGCATTTGGGATCTACTGCTCAAATACCGCCAAG GTCGTACACTGATCCTTTCCACACACCACCTGGATGAGGCTGAGCTCCTGGGAGATCGTGTGGTGGTGGTAGCAGGTGGCCGCGTGTGCTGCTGTGGCTCACCACTCTTCTTGCGTCGTCACTTGGGCTCCGGCTACTACTTGACACTGGTGAAGGGTTCCCCGCCCCTGATCACCAGTGAGAAG GGTGACACTGACTTGGGAGACAGCATGCATGCCAGGCACGAAGGAGAGACGGGCAGCTCAGCTG GTACACCCCAGGTCCTGGCCCTGGTGCAGCAGTGGGTGCCTGGGGCACGGCTAGTTGAGGAGCTGCCCCATGAGTTGGTGCTGGTGCTGCCCTATGTCAGCGCCCTTGATGGAAGCTTTACCAAGCTCTTCCAGGAGCTGGACAGGAGGCTGGGGGAACTGAGGCTCACTGGCTACGGGATCTCAGACACCAGCCTTGAGGAG ATCTTCCTGAAGGTGGTAGAGAACTGTGCTCTGGATGCAAACCCAGAGG AAAGCAGCTGTGGGCAGCACCTGGGGATGGGCATTGCTGGCTCAGACTTGACTGTGCTGCTCAAGATGGAGTCCACTCCGGGGAATGGGGAAC CAGCTGGATCAGTGTCCAAGACACAGGTCCTACAAAGCTCTGAGCCAGATGCTATAGTTCGGGTGCAGGGCTGGGCACTGATCCTCCACCAACTCCGGGCCCTGCTTCTCAAGCGCTTTCTGCTTGCTCGCCGCAGCCGCCGTGGCCTGTTTGCTCAG ATCGTGATGCCCGCCCTCTTTGTGGGCCTGGCTTTGGCATTCAGCTTCATCGTGTCTCATTTTGGACATTATCCAGCTCTGAGGCTTAATCCTGCCATGTATGGTGCCCAAGTGTCCTTCTTCAG TGAGGATGCCCCAAGGGACCCTGCACATACCCGCCTGCTCATAGCGCTGCTGCAGGAGGCAGGACTGGAGAAGTCCCCCATGCAGAATAGCTCCCACAG G CTACTGGTGCCTGATGTTCCTGCCAACATGGCCAAGGCCTTGGCCAGCGGAAACTGGACACCAGAGTCTCCATCCCCAGCTTGCCAGTGCATCCAGCCTGATTGCCCAGCTGCTGCCAGGGGCCCCCCTCCACCACAGGCAGTGACCAGCTCAGGGGAAGTGATACAGAACCTCACAGGCTGGAAACTGTCTGACTTCCTGGTCAAGACCTACTCAAGCCTGATGCACCAAGG CCTGAAGACTAAGAAGTGGGTAAATGAGGTCAG ATATGGAGGCTTCTCACTGGGTGGCTGTGACCCAGGCCTACCCTCAGGACACAAGGTGGGCCACTCTGTGGAAGAGCTGAGGGTACTGCTGAGGCCCCAATCTGGTGGAGTCCTTGATCATGTCCTGAATAACCTCACAGCATGGGCTTATAGCCTGGATGCTCAGGACAGCCTCAAG GTCTGGTTCAACAACAAAGGCTGGCATGCCATGGTGGCCTTTGTCAACCGAGCCAACAATGCACTCCTACATGCTCACCTGCCTCCAGGCCCCACCAGCCATACCTACAGCATCACCACGTTCAACCACCCTTTGAACAACACCAAGAAGCAGCTTTCTGAGGCCACAAG GACGGCCTCCACCATGGATGTCCTCGTCTCCATCTGTGTGGTCTTTGCTATGTCTTTCATCCCAGCCAGCTTCACCCTTGTCCTCATCGAGGAGCGTGTCACCCAAGCCAAACACTTGCAACTCATGGGGGGTCTACCCCCCACCCTATACTGGCTCGGCAACTTTCTCTGGGACATG TGTAACTACTTGGTGCCAGCATGCATCGTGGTGCTCATCTTTCTGGCCTTCCAGCAGAAGGCATATGTGGCCCCTGGCAACCTGCCTGCTCTCTTATTATTGCTACTACTGTATGG CTGGTCCATCACACCACTCATGTACCCAGcctccttcttcttctctgtGCCCAGCACGGGATATGTGGTGCTCACTTGCATCAACCTCTTCATTGGCTTCAATGGCAGCATGGCCACCTTTGTGCTTGAACTGTTTTCTGATCAG AGTCTGCAGGACATGAACCGGATCCTCAAACGGGTCTTACTAATTTTCCCCCACTTCTGCCTGGGCCGAGGGCTCATCAACATGGTGCAGAACCAGGCCGTGGCTGATGCCTTTGAACACTTGG GAGAGAAGCAATTCCAGTCACCCCTACGCTGGGAGGTTGTTGGCAAGAACCTCTTAGCCATGGCGGTACAGGggcccctcttcctcttcttcacacTCCTGCTGCAGTACCGCAACCATCTCAGGCCACA ACCCAAGCTAAGGTCACTTCCACCCCTGggagaagaagatgaagatgtgGCCCATGAGCGAGAGCGGGTGGTCCAAGGGGCCACACAGGGGGACATGTTGGTGCTAAGGGACTTGACCAAG GTATACCATGGGCAGAAGATGCCTGCTGTTGACCGCCTATGCCTGGGGATCCCCTCTGGGGAG TGTTTCGGGTTGCTGGGTGTGAATGGAGCAGGGAAAACATCCACATTTCGCATGGTGACGGGGAACACACTGCCCAGTGGGGGTGAAGTTGTGCTGACAGGTCAAAG TGTGGCCCATGAGCCAGCCGCAGCATACCGTAGCATGGGCTATTGCCCTCAGTCGGATGCCATTTTTGAACTGCTAACTGGCCGCGAGCACCTGGAGCTGTTCGCCCGCCTGCGCGGTATCCCTGAGGCGCTGGTGGCCCAG ACAGTGCACTTGGGCCTGGCGCGCTTGAGCCTCCCAAGATACGCAGACCAGCCTGCAGGCACCTACAGTGGAGGCAATAAACGGAAGCTGGCGACGGCCGTGGCACTGGTTGGGGACCCATCCGTGGTCTTTCTG GATGAGCCAACCACAGGCATGGACCCCAGTGCACGGCGCTTCCTCTGGAACAGCCTTCTGGCCGTGGTGCGGGAGGGCCGCTCAGTAGTGCTCACCTCGCACAG CATGGAGGAATGTGAAGCGCTATGCACGCGCCTGGCCATCATGGTGAATGGGCGGTTTCGCTGCTTGGGCAGTGTGCAGCACCTCAAGGGCAG ATTCGGAGCCGGCTACACACTGACCCTACGGGTTCCGTCGGAGCGATCCCAACCAGCAGTGGACTTCGTGGCGGCAGCATTTCAAGGGTCTGAGCTGCGTGAGGCGCACGGTGGCCGCCTGCGCTTCCAGTTGCCACTGGGAGAGCGCTGTTCCTTGGCACACGTCTTTGGAGAGCTAGCAACGAATGGCGCGGAGCACGGCGTGGAGGACTTCTCCGTGAGCCAGACCACGCTGGAGGAG GTATTCCTGTACTTCTCCAAGGACCAACGGACGGATGAGGACTATAAGAACAACCAGAAGGAGGCAGGAATGGGGGTAGACCCCATACTTGGCTCGCAGTGCCCCAACCGATTCCTGGATGACCCTAGCATGGACGAGACCATGCTCTGA